From Musa acuminata AAA Group cultivar baxijiao chromosome BXJ3-8, Cavendish_Baxijiao_AAA, whole genome shotgun sequence, one genomic window encodes:
- the LOC108953555 gene encoding uncharacterized protein LOC108953555, giving the protein MALHSVFRTLLGFAIMISSNPFRSLVVGTNFSSGSIKAVNLGGWLVTEEWITPNLFDSIPNKELLSLRSQKYLSAEKGVGMEIVANRSTASDWETFKLWRVDENTFQFRAFTGQFQSVSNGAVVAITKNANRPESKFVAVKNDQNPKLVRIKASNGRFQQEIDGCQRCAGEDGTVVTAGFQEKTSRGNGDPSVFLMQISATITGEYQLTNGLGGKAAEVLTVNMNLCSSYLLDLSVQSAETADATEAL; this is encoded by the exons ATGGCGTTGCACTCTGTGTTTCGGACGTTGTTAGGATTTGCCATCATGATCTCAAGCAATCCCTTCCGCTCCCTGGTTGTAGGAACCAACTTCTCCTCCGGCAGTATCAAAGCTGTCAATCTTGGAGGATGGCTTGTCACAGAGGAGTGGATTACCCCCAACCTCTTCGACAGCATACCCAACAAGGAGCTTCTG TCACTGAGAAGCCAGAAGTATTTGTCTGCTGAAAAGGGTGTCGGCATGGAGATCGTGGCGAATCGATCCACAGCATCGGACTGGGAGACCTTTAAG CTGTGGAGAGTCGACGAGAACACCTTCCAGTTTCGGGCTTTTACTGGACAGTTCCAAAGTGTCAGCAATGGTGCTGTCGTCGCGATAACGAAGAACGCAAACCGACCGGAGTCGAAGTTTGTGGCAGTGAAGAACGATCAAAATCCAAAACTTGTTCGAATCAAAGCGTCGAATGGGCGCTTTCAGCAG GAGATTGATGGGTGTCAACGCTGTGCAGGCGAAGACGGAACAGTTGTGACAGCAGGCTTCCAGGAGAAGACCAGCCGGGGAAATGGCGATCCGTCCGTGTTCTTGATGCAAATTAGTGCCACGATTACAGGGGAGTACCAGCTGACGAATGGATTGGGAGGGAAAGCAGCAGAAGTGCTGACAGTAAACATGAACCTTTGTTCATCTTACTTGCTTGATTTAAGTGTGCAAAGTGCTGAAACTGCTGATGCTACAGAGGCACTGTAA